A portion of the Hyalangium minutum genome contains these proteins:
- a CDS encoding FHA domain-containing protein, with translation MDEVIFLEVLEGDVVHVRHRLERFPATVGRGYANDIILDDPKVSPAHLRIERTEDGGLLVRDVGSRNGTFRVEPWARMAEMTLAQDARVMVGDTMLRFRGRSFEVPEALLAEAPVRPHQRLLDRPQTFLASLGVVMLASMLSTYISSYDETDWGELVFSMLLPTALALAWAGGWSIASRIARRQFYFRAHGAIGSLMLLGFICIPGLMLLLSFSLGWSTSRQWLGLLCYLALVAWGLFWHLRYVTRWDSRRLGAMIGAIVLGLGSLIQAQELLGNEGFSSSLSFPRALLPSSVRLIPASSVDEFFEEADGLQKQVDELAKEK, from the coding sequence GTGGACGAAGTGATCTTCCTGGAGGTGCTGGAAGGGGACGTCGTCCACGTGCGCCACCGGCTGGAGCGCTTCCCCGCCACGGTGGGGCGCGGCTACGCCAATGACATCATCCTGGATGATCCCAAGGTGTCCCCGGCGCACCTGCGCATCGAGCGCACCGAGGATGGCGGGCTCCTGGTGCGGGACGTGGGCAGCCGCAACGGCACGTTCCGGGTGGAGCCCTGGGCGCGCATGGCGGAGATGACGCTGGCGCAGGACGCACGGGTGATGGTGGGCGACACCATGCTGCGCTTCCGCGGGCGCAGCTTCGAGGTGCCCGAAGCGCTGCTGGCCGAGGCCCCGGTCCGGCCTCATCAGCGTCTCCTGGATCGGCCGCAGACGTTCCTGGCGTCGCTTGGCGTGGTGATGCTGGCGTCGATGCTCTCCACGTACATCTCCAGCTACGACGAGACGGACTGGGGCGAGCTGGTTTTCTCCATGTTGCTGCCCACCGCGCTCGCGTTGGCCTGGGCGGGCGGCTGGTCCATCGCGAGCCGGATCGCGCGCCGCCAGTTCTACTTCCGGGCCCATGGAGCCATCGGCAGCCTGATGCTGCTGGGCTTCATCTGCATCCCCGGCCTGATGCTCCTTCTGAGCTTCAGCCTGGGCTGGAGCACGAGCCGCCAGTGGCTGGGGCTGCTCTGTTACCTGGCGCTGGTGGCGTGGGGACTGTTCTGGCACCTGCGCTACGTGACGCGCTGGGACTCGCGGCGGCTGGGAGCGATGATTGGCGCGATCGTCCTGGGCCTGGGCTCACTCATCCAGGCGCAGGAGCTGCTGGGCAACGAGGGTTTCAGCTCCTCTCTGAGCTTCCCCCGCGCGTTGCTGCCGTCCTCCGTCCGGCTGATACCTGCCTCGTCAGTGGATGAGTTCTTCGAGGAGGCCGACGGGCTCCAGAAGCAGGTGGACGAGCTCGCGAAGGAGAAGTGA
- a CDS encoding N-acetylmuramoyl-L-alanine amidase family protein encodes MLRVSRLLLGWLVLAGCAEPANAQPAPAVPSSPVEDAPAASASQETPPRAEPATLPAWPAATAPLTAQPLQVPKGYRKKRIYLDAGHGYRANTGNTSVTCETEADNMLRVAEDLARRLEATGHFKVRLSRRAGKEVHYRTRVSEAESWNADAFVSLHSDSRGEAAWWEAAPGQKCLRQDTTPGYSVLWSDETADPLKTRRVTLARGLAQRIGAAGFLPYDGVDYVGLYEGDPEHPGVFVDRHEPGLRIMMLRRPRVPSVIIETHHALDFEEAARWKELRTLEAFAAAVAQGLVDGLSDSPSPAAPMATTGVAAQK; translated from the coding sequence ATGCTGAGAGTCTCGAGGCTGCTTCTGGGATGGTTGGTGCTCGCCGGATGTGCCGAGCCCGCGAACGCGCAACCCGCTCCAGCCGTCCCCTCGTCCCCCGTGGAGGACGCCCCCGCCGCGAGTGCCTCCCAGGAGACGCCCCCGCGTGCGGAGCCGGCCACCCTGCCCGCCTGGCCCGCTGCCACCGCACCGCTCACGGCGCAGCCACTCCAGGTGCCCAAGGGCTATCGCAAGAAGCGCATCTACCTGGACGCGGGCCATGGCTACCGCGCCAACACCGGCAACACGTCCGTCACCTGCGAGACCGAGGCGGACAACATGCTCCGGGTGGCCGAGGATCTGGCGCGCCGGCTCGAGGCCACGGGCCACTTCAAGGTCCGCCTGAGCCGCAGGGCCGGGAAGGAGGTCCACTACCGCACCCGCGTCTCCGAGGCGGAGAGCTGGAACGCCGATGCCTTCGTGAGCCTCCACTCGGATTCACGCGGCGAGGCCGCCTGGTGGGAGGCGGCCCCCGGCCAGAAGTGCCTGCGCCAGGACACGACGCCGGGCTACAGCGTGCTCTGGTCGGACGAGACAGCCGATCCCCTGAAGACCCGCCGCGTGACGCTGGCCCGCGGGCTGGCCCAGCGCATCGGCGCGGCGGGCTTCCTGCCTTATGACGGCGTGGACTACGTGGGCCTCTACGAGGGCGATCCCGAGCACCCGGGCGTCTTCGTGGACCGGCACGAGCCCGGCCTTCGGATCATGATGCTGCGCCGGCCGCGCGTTCCCTCGGTCATCATCGAGACGCACCACGCGCTCGACTTCGAGGAGGCGGCGCGCTGGAAGGAGCTCCGGACGTTGGAGGCTTTCGCCGCGGCGGTGGCGCAGGGGCTGGTGGATGGACTCTCCGACTCGCCCTCCCCTGCTGCGCCCATGGCGACGACCGGGGTGGCCGCGCAGAAGTAG
- a CDS encoding serine/threonine-protein kinase PknK has product MVSESFGELAPGAVVARRFTLQRLAGRGGMGVVYQARDEHTGLPIALKLLQASSDSDAARRFAREAQILTSLRHPGIVSYVAHGLTEEHQPFLAMEWLEGEDLASRLVHKPLSLSESLQLIRRAADALATAHAQGIIHRDLKPSNLFLRSGQPWDVVLLDFGVARINAASRPLTSTSSVLGTPGYMAPEQASSHQDITPAADVFSLGCVLYECLTGLSPFCAPHMAAVLAKILYSEPRRLETLRPELPTALQELVERLLSKEPSRRPTNAGHLLRALESLELPSELPPPTGASWDLKDVSGRLPTGEGALPAHAERHVVSVLLAIPRLPLREAPTLSLEEESQAHQNLQLVLQSLQAQGAQAVLLADNSLLATFALERGTATDQAALAAHCALAVRERWADSRVALTTGLGLRGQPLPVGEAVDRAGLLLQKTQPPASTAQVLVDETTAGLLGSRFQVERVSSELFLLNGAPLSVDSSRPLLGRPTPCVGREQELALLELAFNSCVEDSSAHALLVTAPAGMGKSRLRHELLRRLERHARPPLLLLGRGDLMNTSVAYGMVAQAVRRLCEVVDGEPLEVRRTKLVQRLTQHLPPEQHQEVTEFLGELCAIPFPGQDSPRLRAAREDPQLMNAQVTRSLVTWLKAECAQRPVLLMLEDLHWSDGPTIHLVEEVLRELSNHPLMVLALARPDVKELFPKLWGRGLQEVPLRGLSHKACTRLVQEVLGPEVPEDVVTRLVGQAAGNALFLEELIRSVAEGHGEELPGSVLAMLQSRLQRLDREARRVALAASIFGRTFWAQGVQRMLESYLSPEGLAEGLKRLVELEVVQLQPGSRFPGQSEYRFHHALVRDAAYSLVPDSLRAVGHLRAGTWLEAVGESEPIVLAEHYKLGGEKQKAIHFFVLACKHNCERQRSDLQGAQRCLAAALACEPSGQILTELQVLEADIAFWMDDFARTVAVSHEVLPKLAEGSGAWIQVVGNLILMDAMSGRFQEASELAHRLMGIQPAPGAMAPYIEALAFLSGMYQWTGHPQKALLVQEREAVIARNGAERDAFAHGWWSLGQAQVEYDYGTRLWRALLGAEESLEAFGKIGAERNQLVTRALLGQVLAALGEMPRASAVLREERVRIKYFGRAGSWFSIHMALVLSGSSEPEDQEESRRLALLELEAERTNPQHQGIATAALARASLAQGSLREAEKWAREACARLEGLPVYQVFARICLSATLLAQDRAQESRAEAEEGVRVVEQMGGVGAASVSGWHALTAACLSQGDDAAAEAALRKAVECLRLRMEQLPDAAAQERFLTRVPENARVLELARRRSLWPEPSREPERG; this is encoded by the coding sequence ATGGTCTCTGAGTCCTTTGGTGAGCTGGCTCCAGGCGCTGTGGTCGCCCGGCGATTCACGCTCCAGCGCTTGGCAGGCCGTGGCGGGATGGGCGTGGTCTACCAGGCTCGCGATGAGCACACCGGGCTCCCGATCGCCCTCAAGCTGCTCCAGGCCTCGAGCGACTCCGACGCGGCGCGCCGCTTTGCCCGCGAGGCTCAGATCCTGACGTCCCTGCGGCACCCGGGAATCGTCTCCTACGTGGCCCATGGCCTCACCGAGGAGCACCAGCCCTTCCTGGCCATGGAGTGGCTGGAGGGGGAGGATCTCGCCTCCCGGCTGGTGCACAAGCCGTTGAGCCTCTCCGAGTCGCTGCAGTTGATTCGTCGCGCCGCGGATGCCCTGGCCACCGCCCATGCGCAGGGCATCATCCACCGCGACCTCAAGCCCTCCAATCTCTTCCTCCGCTCGGGCCAGCCGTGGGACGTGGTGCTGCTGGACTTCGGGGTGGCACGCATCAACGCAGCCTCCCGGCCGCTCACGAGCACCAGCTCCGTGCTGGGAACTCCCGGGTACATGGCGCCTGAGCAGGCTTCCAGTCACCAGGACATCACTCCGGCCGCCGACGTCTTCTCCCTGGGGTGCGTTCTCTACGAGTGCCTCACGGGGCTCAGCCCCTTCTGTGCCCCGCACATGGCCGCTGTGCTGGCCAAGATCCTCTACTCCGAGCCGAGGCGCTTGGAGACCTTGAGGCCCGAGTTGCCCACCGCGCTCCAGGAGTTGGTGGAGAGGCTGCTGTCCAAGGAGCCGAGTCGGCGGCCCACGAACGCCGGACACCTGCTGCGCGCGCTCGAGAGCCTGGAGCTGCCCTCCGAGCTGCCTCCGCCCACGGGGGCCTCGTGGGATCTCAAGGATGTCTCGGGACGCCTGCCGACTGGAGAGGGGGCTCTGCCAGCGCACGCCGAGCGGCACGTGGTGAGCGTGCTGCTGGCCATTCCGCGGCTCCCCCTCCGGGAGGCACCGACGCTCAGCCTGGAGGAAGAGTCGCAGGCCCACCAGAATCTCCAGCTGGTATTGCAGAGCCTGCAGGCCCAAGGGGCTCAGGCCGTGCTGTTGGCCGATAACTCCCTGCTGGCCACCTTCGCTCTCGAGCGCGGCACGGCCACCGATCAGGCCGCGCTGGCCGCGCACTGTGCCCTGGCGGTCCGGGAGCGCTGGGCCGACAGCCGCGTGGCTCTGACCACCGGACTGGGTCTGCGAGGACAACCGCTGCCTGTTGGAGAGGCGGTCGACAGGGCGGGCTTGCTGCTGCAGAAGACCCAGCCTCCGGCCTCCACAGCCCAGGTGCTGGTGGATGAGACCACGGCCGGGCTGCTGGGCTCGCGGTTTCAGGTGGAGCGGGTGTCCTCGGAGCTCTTTCTCCTGAACGGTGCGCCCCTGAGCGTGGACTCCTCCCGTCCACTGCTGGGGCGGCCTACCCCCTGTGTCGGCCGTGAGCAGGAGCTGGCCCTGCTGGAACTGGCGTTCAACAGCTGCGTGGAGGACAGCTCCGCGCATGCATTGCTGGTGACCGCGCCTGCGGGCATGGGCAAGTCACGCCTGCGACATGAGCTGCTGCGCCGCTTGGAGCGCCACGCCAGGCCTCCGCTGCTCCTGCTGGGGCGGGGTGATCTCATGAACACCAGCGTCGCCTATGGCATGGTGGCTCAGGCGGTGCGTCGGCTCTGCGAAGTGGTTGATGGCGAGCCGCTGGAGGTCCGCCGCACCAAGCTGGTCCAGCGCCTCACCCAGCACCTGCCTCCGGAGCAGCACCAGGAAGTCACCGAGTTCCTGGGGGAGCTGTGTGCCATTCCATTCCCCGGACAGGACAGCCCCCGGTTGCGCGCGGCCCGAGAGGATCCGCAGCTGATGAACGCTCAGGTGACGCGGAGCTTGGTCACCTGGCTCAAGGCCGAGTGCGCCCAGCGTCCGGTCCTGCTGATGCTGGAGGATCTGCACTGGAGCGATGGTCCCACCATTCACCTGGTGGAGGAGGTGCTGCGCGAGCTCTCCAATCACCCGTTGATGGTGCTGGCGCTGGCGCGGCCCGACGTCAAAGAGCTGTTTCCCAAGCTGTGGGGACGGGGCCTGCAAGAGGTGCCGCTGCGAGGCCTGAGCCACAAGGCCTGCACTCGGCTGGTTCAAGAGGTTCTCGGTCCCGAGGTACCCGAAGACGTCGTCACGCGCCTGGTAGGGCAGGCGGCTGGCAATGCCCTGTTCCTGGAGGAGCTGATTCGCAGCGTGGCCGAGGGACATGGCGAGGAGCTACCCGGATCGGTCCTGGCCATGCTCCAGTCGCGCCTGCAGCGCCTGGATCGGGAAGCCCGGCGTGTGGCACTGGCGGCCAGCATCTTCGGCCGCACCTTCTGGGCCCAGGGAGTCCAGAGGATGCTGGAGTCGTATCTGTCCCCCGAGGGGCTCGCCGAGGGACTGAAGCGGCTGGTGGAACTGGAGGTGGTGCAGCTGCAGCCGGGCAGCCGCTTCCCCGGGCAGAGCGAGTACCGCTTCCACCACGCCCTGGTCCGTGACGCCGCCTACAGCTTGGTGCCCGACAGCCTTCGCGCCGTGGGGCACCTACGGGCTGGCACCTGGTTGGAGGCGGTGGGCGAGTCCGAGCCCATCGTGCTGGCCGAGCACTACAAGCTCGGTGGGGAGAAGCAGAAGGCCATCCACTTCTTTGTCCTCGCCTGCAAACACAACTGCGAGCGGCAGCGCTCGGATCTGCAGGGGGCTCAGCGGTGTCTGGCGGCCGCGCTGGCCTGTGAGCCTTCGGGGCAGATCCTCACCGAGCTCCAGGTGCTGGAGGCGGACATCGCCTTCTGGATGGATGACTTCGCCCGCACCGTCGCCGTCAGCCATGAGGTCCTGCCCAAGCTCGCCGAGGGGAGTGGCGCCTGGATACAGGTGGTGGGAAACCTCATCCTGATGGACGCCATGAGCGGACGCTTCCAGGAGGCGAGCGAGCTCGCACACCGGCTGATGGGCATCCAACCCGCCCCGGGTGCCATGGCCCCGTACATCGAGGCGCTCGCTTTCCTCAGTGGCATGTACCAATGGACGGGCCACCCGCAGAAGGCCCTGCTCGTGCAGGAACGCGAAGCCGTGATCGCGAGAAACGGTGCGGAGCGTGATGCTTTCGCCCATGGCTGGTGGTCCCTCGGGCAGGCCCAGGTCGAGTACGACTACGGCACTCGCCTCTGGCGAGCGCTGCTCGGTGCGGAGGAGTCCCTGGAGGCCTTTGGCAAAATCGGCGCGGAGAGGAACCAGCTGGTGACCCGGGCCCTGCTCGGGCAGGTCCTGGCTGCCCTGGGGGAGATGCCCCGGGCCTCAGCCGTGCTGAGAGAAGAGCGGGTGAGAATCAAATACTTTGGCCGGGCGGGCAGCTGGTTTTCGATCCACATGGCCCTGGTCCTGTCGGGGAGCTCCGAGCCGGAGGATCAGGAGGAGTCCCGCCGCTTGGCGCTCCTCGAGCTGGAGGCGGAGCGGACGAACCCGCAGCACCAGGGCATCGCGACCGCGGCGCTGGCCCGAGCATCGCTGGCGCAGGGCTCACTCCGCGAAGCAGAGAAATGGGCTCGCGAGGCGTGCGCACGGTTGGAGGGCCTTCCCGTCTACCAAGTCTTCGCGCGGATCTGCCTGAGCGCGACGCTGCTGGCCCAGGATCGCGCTCAGGAGAGCCGCGCGGAGGCGGAGGAGGGCGTGCGGGTGGTGGAGCAGATGGGGGGCGTGGGCGCGGCGTCTGTGAGCGGCTGGCACGCGCTGACGGCGGCCTGCCTGTCCCAAGGGGATGACGCAGCGGCCGAAGCCGCCCTGCGCAAGGCCGTGGAGTGCTTGCGCCTCCGGATGGAGCAGCTCCCCGATGCGGCAGCCCAGGAGCGTTTCCTGACCCGGGTTCCCGAGAATGCCCGCGTGCTCGAGCTGGCCCGCAGGCGTTCCTTGTGGCCGGAGCCCTCGCGAGAGCCCGAGCGGGGTTAG
- a CDS encoding phosphodiester glycosidase family protein, translating to MFFPRGVLIAALLGGTLGGAAPPESAGKERASSPVEVRTVRFEGASFQVVTVDLRRASLRLLRQDDDGQPLRTFEALESWLTGKGERLLAATNAGIFEPGEVPTGLFIQDGKELAPLNLREGRGNFYWKPNGVFLMGAEGARVVEASRYGTQASVRQATQSGPLLLSEGKVHPGFNTSKGLATRSGVGVDAGNAQRVHLVLSSEPVRLETFAELFRTQLGCKDALYLDGNVSRLYPAALQGGNMDTGGTFSGFLAVTEKK from the coding sequence ATGTTTTTCCCCCGAGGGGTATTGATCGCGGCGCTGCTGGGCGGAACGCTCGGAGGGGCTGCTCCTCCCGAGTCGGCCGGAAAGGAGCGGGCTTCCTCTCCGGTCGAGGTGAGGACGGTGCGCTTCGAGGGCGCGAGCTTCCAGGTGGTGACCGTCGACCTGCGCCGCGCGTCGCTGCGGTTGCTGCGGCAGGACGACGACGGCCAGCCGCTGAGGACCTTCGAGGCCCTGGAGTCCTGGCTCACAGGGAAGGGTGAGCGGCTGCTGGCCGCCACGAACGCGGGCATCTTCGAGCCGGGAGAGGTGCCCACGGGCCTCTTCATCCAGGACGGGAAGGAACTGGCGCCGCTCAACCTCCGTGAGGGCCGCGGCAACTTCTATTGGAAGCCGAACGGGGTCTTCCTGATGGGGGCGGAGGGGGCTCGGGTCGTCGAGGCCTCCCGTTACGGCACCCAGGCTTCCGTGCGGCAGGCAACGCAGTCCGGTCCGTTGTTGCTCTCGGAGGGGAAGGTGCATCCCGGGTTCAACACGTCCAAGGGGCTGGCCACCCGGAGCGGCGTGGGCGTGGACGCGGGGAATGCTCAGCGGGTGCACCTCGTCCTCTCCAGCGAGCCGGTGCGGTTGGAGACGTTCGCGGAGCTGTTCCGGACCCAGCTGGGGTGCAAGGACGCGCTCTATCTGGATGGCAACGTGTCGCGCTTGTACCCGGCTGCGCTCCAGGGCGGGAACATGGACACGGGGGGCACGTTCAGCGGGTTCCTCGCCGTCACCGAGAAGAAGTGA
- a CDS encoding S1C family serine protease, which translates to MVALLVAVLLAQAPAPAQPPVPSPVSGAAQPDSPAPDSGAPEAVPQLPVASLPPATHELFERIKRRVAQVRIIESRSGTKSSIGSAFFVSADGHALTNYHVVSDLVMHPEDYTAEIVRDGQDPVAVKLLDVDVVHDLAVIRLAQPVPDFFQLLDKPPPQGTRLFAMGNPRDLGITIVEGTYNGLVHDALYDRVHFTGAINPGMSGGPSLTGEGRVVGVNVATMGNQVGFLVPVEHAQALLTRALAAKPEDSEPSALLASVGTQLREHQQRITERLLATPLPQQSLGPYRVPGRWLPFLKCWGDTPHDPEAQYTVTSYQCSSEDDLYLSSDHRTGAVSYNHQYLSSTKLGALRFSAVFSAYFSADPAVVEATREDVTNFRCNSEFVSTGGLTLRAALCLRAYKKFPGLYDLVLRAATLPSNNQGVDTSFTLAGFSPENARKLARHYLEGLSWTK; encoded by the coding sequence ATGGTTGCTCTCCTCGTTGCTGTCCTCCTCGCGCAAGCCCCGGCGCCTGCGCAGCCTCCGGTGCCTTCTCCGGTCTCCGGGGCGGCCCAGCCCGACTCTCCCGCGCCTGATTCAGGGGCGCCGGAGGCTGTGCCGCAACTCCCTGTGGCGTCACTGCCTCCCGCCACGCATGAGCTGTTCGAGCGCATCAAGCGCCGCGTGGCCCAGGTCCGCATCATCGAGAGCCGCTCGGGCACCAAGTCGTCTATCGGCTCGGCCTTCTTCGTGAGCGCGGACGGGCACGCCCTGACGAACTACCACGTCGTCTCGGATCTGGTGATGCACCCGGAGGACTACACCGCCGAGATCGTCCGGGATGGCCAGGACCCGGTGGCGGTGAAGCTGCTCGATGTGGACGTGGTGCACGATCTCGCGGTGATCCGGCTTGCGCAGCCGGTGCCGGACTTCTTCCAACTGCTGGACAAGCCGCCCCCACAGGGCACGCGCCTGTTCGCCATGGGCAACCCGCGCGATCTGGGCATCACGATCGTCGAGGGCACCTACAACGGGCTGGTCCATGACGCCCTCTATGATCGCGTGCACTTCACCGGCGCCATCAACCCGGGCATGAGCGGTGGGCCCTCGCTCACCGGAGAGGGCCGTGTGGTGGGCGTCAACGTGGCCACCATGGGGAACCAGGTGGGCTTCCTCGTGCCGGTGGAGCACGCCCAGGCGTTGCTGACGCGCGCGCTCGCGGCCAAGCCGGAGGACTCGGAGCCCTCCGCGCTGCTGGCCTCCGTCGGAACGCAGCTGCGCGAACACCAGCAGCGCATCACCGAGCGCCTGCTCGCCACGCCTCTGCCGCAGCAGAGCCTGGGGCCCTATCGCGTCCCCGGGCGCTGGCTGCCCTTCCTCAAGTGCTGGGGCGACACCCCGCACGATCCCGAGGCTCAGTACACCGTGACGAGCTACCAGTGCTCCTCCGAAGACGATCTGTACCTCTCGTCGGACCATCGCACCGGGGCGGTCTCGTACAACCACCAGTACCTGTCCTCGACCAAGCTGGGAGCGCTGCGCTTCTCCGCGGTGTTCAGCGCGTACTTCTCCGCGGATCCGGCGGTGGTGGAGGCCACCCGCGAGGACGTGACGAACTTCCGGTGCAACTCGGAGTTCGTGAGCACCGGAGGGCTCACCCTGCGCGCCGCGCTGTGCCTGCGCGCCTACAAGAAGTTCCCGGGGCTCTACGATCTGGTGCTGCGCGCCGCCACGCTCCCCTCGAACAACCAGGGCGTCGACACGAGCTTCACCCTGGCGGGCTTCTCGCCGGAGAACGCCCGGAAGCTCGCGCGCCACTACCTGGAGGGCTTGTCGTGGACGAAGTGA
- a CDS encoding heme oxygenase (biliverdin-producing), with protein MSAATVVSLMDRIPVTGQVSLSVRLEEGTAATRREADQTPFLRSLFRGPWGTSVYGQLVRGRHYVTYLQCLLEVYEALEAAMESLCGHPVVGGFLLPELWRSRAIEADLRCFLGDSWQEAPRPDHLSALHVERIRQLRVVAPHLLVAHAYARYARDILAGPVLASQVARTFELSEEEGTAFFQAVKAESLELLRLRGNGNLDKLPLTEEGKSEVVQEARLAFRLDTLLSDALARESLGMEASRMGGGLGGLR; from the coding sequence ATGTCCGCAGCCACTGTCGTGAGCCTCATGGACCGCATCCCTGTCACAGGGCAGGTGTCTCTGTCCGTGCGGCTGGAGGAGGGGACGGCGGCCACGCGGCGAGAGGCAGATCAGACGCCCTTCCTGCGGAGCCTCTTCCGAGGCCCGTGGGGAACGAGCGTGTACGGACAGCTCGTGCGGGGGCGCCACTACGTCACGTATCTGCAGTGCCTGCTGGAGGTTTACGAGGCGCTCGAAGCCGCGATGGAGTCGCTCTGCGGCCATCCGGTGGTGGGGGGCTTCTTGCTGCCGGAGCTCTGGCGCTCGCGCGCGATCGAGGCGGATCTGCGCTGCTTCCTGGGGGATTCGTGGCAGGAGGCTCCTCGGCCGGACCATCTCTCGGCCCTTCACGTGGAGCGCATCCGGCAACTCCGCGTGGTGGCGCCGCACCTGCTCGTGGCGCACGCCTACGCGCGCTACGCGCGGGACATCCTGGCTGGCCCGGTCCTCGCGAGCCAGGTGGCGCGGACCTTCGAGCTGAGCGAAGAGGAGGGGACGGCCTTCTTCCAGGCTGTGAAGGCCGAGTCCTTGGAGTTGCTGCGACTCCGGGGGAACGGAAACCTGGACAAGCTTCCGCTCACCGAGGAGGGAAAGTCGGAGGTGGTGCAGGAAGCGCGGCTCGCGTTCCGGCTCGATACGCTGCTCTCGGATGCGCTGGCTCGGGAGTCGCTCGGGATGGAGGCCTCTCGCATGGGAGGGGGACTGGGGGGCCTGAGGTGA